Genomic DNA from Perca flavescens isolate YP-PL-M2 chromosome 23, PFLA_1.0, whole genome shotgun sequence:
ctcaccggacggcagctaacggctaacagctatctggctgtacacactcagcggagggcagctagcagctaacagctactaccgcactattgttttttttaggggggaatacacttcaagacatgacatgacctgtcctctggaggacatagccacaccaccaccgctccgtggattgtttttgggatgattatcacagaagcctgtctgaatacactcaccaaacggcagctagcagctaacggctatcagctagcagggcaagctagctactggcaggatcgagacagggaccagggaaggtgaatttaaacaatgtctgagttgaaaacgcatcttgttgacacgtaagggccttgttcttgtggcacagacatattaattgcattttgtgtctgttaagaggcacaaaggcactctaaaacttgccccgagcactgccgttttagctcaggggacgcttgtagtacgtagctgcagcttctccgtgttacctgcactgattcgggacagggttttttctatcgaaagtactcgcgtagctatagcgatcaagattaacgtaaaaattggccggaattgtcctttaacattTCTCACTTTCTATTTACACTCCTTTCACTTAACTTTGGTGCAGATATGTAAATAAGAACTACACAACCAATTAGTTTATTCTCATGGTGACTTTGTGATGTGTGCAATATCTTAAATAATAGAAAGCCATCCATCCTCTATGGTGATGTTACAGCTCAATATACAACACACAGGTGCTTTAGATGGTCAATAcaaatacatactgtgtgtgtgtgtgtgtgtgtgtgtgcgcgcgcacatgcgtgcgtgtatatgtgtgtgctaCCACTCCCTCTTTACAGCTACCTAATTATCCCACAGCTGATCTGATACAGGATGTTCTCCCCAGAGATCAACAGAGGAGCAAGAGATGCTTTAAGAGTTACATCATCTCATGTGCAGTAAAAGTCAGTCCCACAAAATTAGTCACACAATCAAAAGTGAAGCAAAAATCATTCTGAGGATTTGTCAGTGTATTGCGGTCCCTATGTGGCACATCAACGCTCCACAAGGTGACAAAGAGCGGGATAACTAATTCTCTTGATATATGTATGCAGCATAATTGAAGTCGTCAGAGGCagcagccattttatcagtcacAACAACAAGCCCCTTGGCGGGTTAGGGATGGAGAACACGCAACACTCATTTGGTGACAAAGTGCCGCTAATCTCTCTATCCACTTGTCATCGTGATAGCTACTGTATATGTCTTGCTCCAGGGAGCAACTGGGGCCAGGAAAGGGAGATgttggagagaggaggaggaagtgagGGTGGCACATGAGACGCACAAGAAACAGGCTGATCTATGGTTGGTGACATAGCAACAGCTGCTGAGACGCCAGCAACACACAAATGGAATAAATACATTAACCTGGTTTGCTATTGAAAAGAATccatctggtgtgtgtgtgtgtgtgtgtgtgtgtgtgtgtgtgtgtgtgtgtgtgtgtgtgtgtgtgtgtgtgtgtgtgtgtgtgtgtgtgtgtgtgtgagtgtgagacgATGGATTGAAAACTTAACTCAACATGGGATTGCCTAACCAGCCATGGCAATGACCAGCTCTACATATTGCAGCTAATCAAACACAATGCCACATTACAACAATGATAGACAAAGCCTCCCAGTTAGAAATCTATCGCCTTGAAAGGTCAATTGGCTGAAACCAAATGCTTATTTCAATCACAATCTCATATTAAACCGTCAATGGCAGCAATCAGTTGTGGTGCTTCTCTTTAAATACTGCCTCTGAGCTCATTGCTTTGCTTCTCCACCCACCACAGTGACATTTTGTTCCACGTCTCCTCAAGCATACAGCCCTTTCCACAGCTTTTTGTCATCTTGCACACAACAAAACCTCACAGAAGGAATTGCTTAACCAGTAAGTCAATGGTGCAGTGAGAGTATTCATATTTGTAAACTGCATTGAGTGCATAACGACACACAAATGAACTAGCTATTGATTAAACTGAAGATACCTTATCACATCTCTTACTCCTTATTTATTCCTCGTAATTACGTAGTGATGAGgtttttttgcaaacagacTGAGatgaaatattaataataacagaCCATTAGCATTCTCCACATTACTTTCTACCTTTCTGCTTGATTGTACCAAAGTTAGAGAGGATCTAATCAAATGATGTTTATCTACAGAAAAATTTTCCAATCCAGAAATCAGGACTGAAACTGTTATGGATTGTATTGGCAAGTATTACATTCTTAACACTGATGAATCAGATTTCAAGCTGCtgcaatcaatatttttttaaagtaacaatGGATTAAAGGATTGTGTATGTGAGAGGGGCTGATAGTAGTGATGAACACAGAGAATTATAAGTTCCCCTCAGCTCAACGGGGACTTGAGGCTTTTGTCTATCATCTagttgcattgtgggttatGTAGGCGCCAGGTTTAACAAGGAAGCAGCCTAGATCACCAAGGTAACCACCGGCAAAAACAGACCATGCTAATTTAGAAATGTAAGTCATGGCATGATGTAAATTCACCACCGGGTCAGTATCTAGCACTTAAGTTGTCGAGAACGTGTACTGTACATCTTTTTCTCTCCTACCAAAGAGGATTCAAGCAAAGCATACTTTTAAAAGTGACTCTTTTAAAACCCAAATCCTAAAACAGTTACAGGTCTGCCATGCTTAACATTCATCCTCCcaaatcatttaaataaaacattccaGAGGCAAAGGATTCTTCACGTAATCAGTTACTGCCTGGGCAATTTTGTTCAGTTAAAGGTTTTCTTCTTAATCAGAATAAACCAGCTGGgaccaaaatgttgaagacaTTTGTCTAACAAGAGCAATTACCCCTCTGCTGTTTGGGCTATTCAAAATGGAATAAGTGTAACTGTCTCCCGAGCTATAAAGGCTTTACTGGTCCAAGAACAACCAGAGGTTGAAAGATGGACCGCCTCAATCCACAAGTGTTAAGTCAACTGATGGCAGGGAGTTGTGATAAACTACCCACAACTTCCCATTTTATGGCAGGAGACAATGGTCTGCCCTGAGAGAAATGGGGAATGACAGGGCAGAACTTTACAGCATGCCATTAGGCTCAGGCGGCCAGTCAGTCAGTcccagacactttttttttgccctttAAATTGTGATGTGTGATTCAGATTGCTGTCTGAATGTGTGACAAGagttaaaaaaagttttaacaGAAAATTAAAATTTTGAAAGTGATACAATAACGAGACACGTTATACCTTTACATAATGTGTAAAGGTGACAGAGGGACAGCGATGAGCTTCAAAGCGGCGGGtcaacaaagtgtctcccctgtgctttctgaccacggtcggaaatctgtagcaggaaaagttaaccctctccttgatttcatgttacccagttcatgtgaatgcaaatgtaaaatgtcaaaccaaaaggaatacttggaattgatggtggtggtaaatattcatgaaaaaggacaagtttgtgaacaggcaacacagattttgataatgaacaactaaacacgttacacactggacctttaaacacGACCATCCTCCGGGAGAAAGCCAAAAGACAGGCCATGAAAGATGTATCAACTCCATGTTGTCGCTTCCTCCTGAAGGTAATAGTTTCTCGGAGGTACGAGGCTGCCGAATGGGTGCATTGATTGCAGGGTGCTTGTGTGTGCGCTCTAAACTCCTAGGAAACCAGCCAACATTATTGATGGGACTATCTGTAGCATTGTGATATTAACCTTTATCATGCATTACTCGCTGCTGTTATGGACTATTTTCACTGAGTTATAAAAGAAGTAGCCTTCAAGTGGGAGCCTGGGGAGTAAATATACTGTgtgcaatgtactgtatatgttggaGCTCTATTATTTCCTGTATCAATAACCCAAGAAGTTCCATCACAGAGCCTCATATCTAGGAAGGTGCAGGCAGGGTGTACTGCTCAGTTAGTTTTACTGACACCGTCACCTTGGCCACAAGATCCTTCACTTTGATATATCGAAGTAGCAATAAATAAGATTTGTACTGCCCCTTAGTTTAAAATGGTCATATATCTGCCAGGATATATGAACATGGGTTTTTTTAAAACGCACTTGCTAACTCCTCTTCCAGTGAAGTTTCAAGTCACTTCCCCGAAACCTACTGCCGATTTTATTTTCAACAATGGGAAATTATGCTTTGAGCATCTTAATTAACTAATCTTGGTCAGTCAGCATCATTGTGCCAGTTTATCTTCTATAATAAACATGAGCAAAGATTAGGGAGCCATTTCTTACAgcttttgtgtttatttcaccATCCTTGCCCTTTAGATTACATACCCAATACTAAAAAGACAGCAGAATATTCATCAAAGTTCTACATAAATAACCTGCTAAGAAAACAAGGTAGTACAACTTAAATAGAAATTCAACAAAGTGTTACATCAGTCACAACATGTCTTGACATTGCTATGAACTAAATAGACCTACAAGACAAATGCTggaaaaattatataatttatgtccacacaaaaaagaaaaaagaaaaagccaccTAATGAATATTAACATGAGGAGCAGACAAATATACACTATATGTACAACACCACCATCTAAGTGGATACATTAAAGTTATACTCCAAACCTATTGTTTGATTATCAAACAAACACTCACCTCCTGTAGACCTGAATGGAGGCTATAAAAAGAATGTTTTGTCCACTACAGAGCATCTGTGATAAAGCCACCTTTCAAGTCTACAGAGGGTCAGGGTTTCAAAAGATAGATTTCGAGGGAGGATCACAGGGACACAAAGTTGTGACAATTCATCTAAAAAGCAGGGAAGCCTGATGAATAGGGTATTagagtgaaaaacaaaagattaaaaagagTTAAAATTCTCCCACGTCCACTCTCTTGTCCCTGAACTTGCTTCTGGCCTTGGTCCGAGCCTTGAATGCAGCAGAGTTATGGAGATGCTGGAAAAATTGAGTGGGGAAAGTTAATGCaaacatagaaaaataaatacatttaaaaaaaaagtcaagctTCCAAAAAGTAAGATGCTAGAGTTTTAAGTGCCTTTTGACaaggattatttaaaaaaaataaaaataaaattaaaaaaaactaggtGTGTGCACATACCCTTTCAAAGCGAGATATTTTCATGGCCTTCATTGTTGCGGAATCAACCAGCATAGGTGGTCCCAGTTCAAAAACATCTCTGATGAATTCATTTGCCTTGATtagaagtgaaagaaaaaaaaacaaaaaacaaacactcattaaaaaagggaaacaatTCTACGAACCATTACAaacataatacaaaatgtaaacgACCGTAGCTAGATCATTTTAGATATCGTTTAGTGTTAGGGGTTCTGAAATATGTTCCACTGTCTCACTTGTGAAATGTTGCACTTGTACACAAGCACTTGCTGCCAGCCAGAGTGCTGACTACTTTCCGACTAGCTACTTTTACATTACGCAACGTTATCCTAAATCAAGTTGCAAGTGTTGTCTTCCTGCATCAGGCAGGCCTACAGATCTTCACGGTCTGTAAGTGGCTTTTCAGTGCAGGAGAAAAGAGCTCCTGTTACACATCAGACCTagggcgtttctcaataccaagaatgcaaactacggacttgtgttcttggggagaacgttcttgctggttgttcttggaagaattaactcgcaagttcacaagcacagaaaacactTAACAATTTGAGACGATGCGCTCTTCCGGTTATTGCTCAACACtgccagcacagaggctacctgcaaggctccaaaataccagctagaaataaagaccacaacaatataaccactttgtatgtatgtatgtatgtatgtatgtatgtatgtatgtatgtatgtatgtatgtatgtatgcatgtatgtatatacatacatacatacatacatacatacatacatacatagagctttaattttattgttcagctcaaacaccccttacttaTTAAAAAAGAGTGGAACGTgatccctactattattagcatcagtttaaatgaaacaaataaataggcatatgcactagtgtgtcctatgtgttcctattagtgttatgtggaattatcatttctatattattgtagtgcactgtatatgcccagggagatggaaattagaaattcaaattacaaaggttggtgtctcccctttagtctacataagaTGTTagcactttatgtacaactgttcaattatcataaagactgaaactcaacttctaataaatcagaaaaccaatacaccaaaaatatgaactaactacaaaatataatgtaggctatagcatatggcataatttaaacaagtttcccgaaaagaaacgggtgtatctcatagactaataatatgCAGTCTATCTATGGTATatctctcctctgtgtgtgtgtgtgtgtgtgtgtgtgtgtgtgtgtgtgtgtgtgtgtgtgtgtgtgtgtgcgcgcgcttgttgagtttaactccgaaaagacagttaaccacatgtGTTGCGATATTTACACAAACGATCCaaaacggcgaaataaaagcctcttatttacgggacCTCCATCTTACAGCGGGATCTCCAAGTGTGACTGTCCGAGCGCCGAGCAAGCGGCCCTGGCAGGCGCAAGCTGGCGGCCACGTCATTTTATGGAGCTGCGAAAAATCGCTGTACTGtagattttcgcaagactgcctatattcaaaatataaaccgttcatttctcgcctaaaatgttctcataagtgaatttagtgatgaataagatggcgaaaattattaaaattgtcccgtttttgggctgtctatgtactggaaatccaaccatctttgaatgccgaaatgaatgttgggatacaggtgctgcgaagttcatacaagttaccaaccgatgtatcctcggtaaatgggcgtgtcaagcatacatccgggaattttaactgttattggcgaaatgcgaacttgtgtattgggacagtactttggtaacacgagatgacgtttcacagagacacaagaacacaagtcaatagaagaacacatattgggaaacgcccctaatctcacattgccagaccttcctggatagttcacacagcattctgggatgggagaaaaacgtgctctggtttattggcatttctttaaaccaatcacaatcgtcatgggtggcgctaagctccgcacagagcctctgcaaaatagcctcaggaaggaactggttttggtggaacatgtgtatgttcaaaggttgttttagtcgtgcaacagaaaactcagattggacagctagctgtctggatttaccctgcagagatctgaggagcagttaaccatagtcctcagaaatccacctgagtttaaaattccagcgcaaagaaagcagaaggtaacggacatccggccgtaAAGAGGTgaatctggcggaatttccggcagcaccggagcaatcccggcagtggaacgttgtggatatggACTACACATCACTCAAACCAACCTCATGATTCTGCATtgcaattatatttaaaaaatgttgaccGCATGCATTTCAAGTTTGAATGAGTTGCGATTTCAAggttattttggtcaatattgaaatcacgataatttgacACGATTACTTGttaacttctggaaagatgttgcaattattgaacttaaaacagtggaaaaacttaaataaatcaacagcaaaaaaaaaaaatctgtgaaatTTGCCGTAATACTTTTCCACATTTAAACTCCccccattcagaacacaagagaaaataagtttccttgcaaaacgtaatgtgccAAATAATtgtttctcgattattctgtttttgtgatcgttgggagccaaaaatcataatcacgattaaattttgattaattgcacagtaCTACCTGTAGGTGGTAGTTCATCCCAGAGCCTACAAACTCTCTGAAGGCATCATAGGTCCTCTTTCTGACCCAGCTGTCAATGGTCATACGCTCTGTCCCAAAGCGAATGGTCTCTGACTGGAAGTCAGCCTCCTGGAAGAATATAGATGAAGACAGGAGGTGAGAAAAACTAACCATTGCCAGAAACCGATTCTTAAATTGACAGACACACTCCACCTATAGCAAGTCAATAACAACCTAGCAAATCAAGGTGCTGTCAACTGACCCTGAACACCCACCTCAACAGCCTTGAGTACGTCTCTGAACACAGACCGCTGCTTCCTCTTGTCGGTCTTGGCTCTGTGCTTGTTACAGTCCGTGGCCAACGCGTTCAGTTTGTCACACAGTTCATCCCAGTCATCAAACTCAAACTCCTGAAGGTacaaacaaagaaatgctgcaCTCATGAccaatgaaaaagtaaaaagaccGACAGACTGAGTCAGGTTATCATGCAATTTAGAGCAAAATAAACATGATACAGTCCCTTTTGCATCCAACATCAGCAATTTAGTCTCAATTTTAGTCCCAATACACTGCACTACAGGAATGACAATGAACTTACAGAGTCCATGTCTCTGGCCAACTCAAAGAGCAGGGCAATGGTCTCCCCTGCAGCAATTCTCATGTTGACATCCTCACTTTCCAGCAATCTTGGTAGTTTAGGCAGGTGTCTGCACAACAAAAAGACatgcattgaaaaatattaaagaaatatattaaaaattctTAAACTTTTTGGTACTTATCTGGGTGgcagtaaaataaaattatgtGTGGTTAAAGAAAACTTAACTTAGGTAAAAGGTGGACCAGAGTTGCTTACTTGCACATGATGTCTTTGAGCTGGCTGGCAGTGCAGATGGTGAGCAGCAGTGCCCAGGACAGCAGGGCGTTGGTATGGAGCTGGCTTGTCTGGGGATTGATCAAAGGACAGGTACCATCCTTCCTCGCATAGGACCGGGTGAACAGATTCTCAAAGCACTCCATGGTAGAATGCACGTCCTAGAACAGGAAACAGTAGGGATCATATGAAGACTGGGGTTTGCAATGCAAGAATTAAAATGCTGTAAGTTTTCAAAAACACTTCAGGAAATTATAAAAGTACATTACAAATAATGTGAATGACTTAATTACTTGAGGCATGTACAAGATCAGCTGCCAGTGCTGTTGACATCATAAATGTTAAGACTGAATGAGGCACAACGTCACAGCTGATAATAGGAGTACAAATTAACAACTGACAAAGTTGTAGAGGAAACATAATGGCAGCTTGCCCTCAAGCTGAGAGTTGTCAAGCCACAGAAAAGACACCAAAGGTGATAAAGAACTTACCAAAATGTCATCTTCTGCCACTAAAGTACACAGGCCCAGACTTGTCGCAACCTATTAGAGAAGCAGAGATTTGTTCAGTCGACTTCACCCCAGTTTATACACTGATTTccgaaaggaaaaaaaaaaatagtagcaGCTACAGTGTGGCTGCTGTTCCTCAACCTGTCAACAGTGCATTCCTccaatgtcataaaaatatattgctCTGCCACCAACAATATTAGGCACTCACAGCCTGTCTGGCTTGTATGTTGGCTGATCCATCTGCCAGGATGTTTTTGAAGATGGGTTTCAGCGTCTTGAACACCTCCTCGCTCTCGATGCCAGAGCCCAGCTGGATACACAGCAGGCAGGCTAAAGAAGCTGCTGCCCGCTGCTCCTCTCCCTTGCCTGACAGTGAGAGGGGTGGGCATTAACAGGTTCCTCAAATTCAGGGGACATTTGTCATGAGTGGATTTATAATAACAAATCTTATTAAATCAACTAACATGTACAACtattaatcacacacacaccttttctgGTACCTTTCTTTAGGCAGCGTTCAATGCTGTCTGTGATAGTCATCCTTCTCTCTGAGATGAACTCACACAGGATCCGTGTGGCCATTGCCGTCTTAAGCCCATCCAGTGCCCCTTGTCTGGTCTTAGCACTGAGAAAACATTCATTTTTGCCATTATACAAATCATTATCTCTCTCGTTTAATACTGACCTGGCTGAGTGATTCATGACAGTGAaattcatcaaaaaaaaaaaaaagttagccaATGCAAGGAGCATGTGCAGAACACCCACTGCTTTGGCCTATAGCTTGGCTTAGGGCCCTATGAGTTAAACAATTGAACAACACTAAGCAATTAGATCAATTTCAAAATTAAAAGTTTCTATACATACTGTTTTGGGAGCCAATATGTTCAAGCATCTCATGTTAAAGTGAAACTCTGCACAAACATGTTACCGTCTGCATGCAAAGATCAGATAACATGTGTATGTACACTGCTGAAAAGCAGGGAGTACTTTGAATTACCTCTTATCAACCGTGCGGTCTATGAACCCCTTCAGCTTGTACTGGAAATCCTCCTGGGCTGTGTCCTCACTGGCCTCTCCACCTGGCAACACCACAAGATGTAGAAACTTTCCTGATATGCTTCACAGTATCTATACTGTGACACAAAACATAGGAAGAACTGCAATTTTCATGGTAGGGTTCTGTAACTTTTAGGAGGTCCTTgatttcaaataaaacaaaaaactgtcaGTTTTACTCATACGTTTGCCCAATAAGAAACTTTATGGCAAAATTTAAACCCAGAGATAAGCTAGGCATCCAATATGTGCCTTCTGATAAGTGCACACAAACTGCAAACACTGGCCCATGCCAAACACCCAATGACAGAAAAGCCAGCATACATACTCAAGTTGAAACTAAGACTGAAGCACATATAGAAACACATAATTGCATACCCAGATGTACAAACAAACCTACCTTCATCTGCGACACTGGCAGTGTCACTGAAGCTGCTGCAATGACTGAGGGTCTCAATGGAGGCATCCTCATCACTGAAAGGCTGCACATTTCCATGCTGCCCCcctggaaaaacaaaacaaaacagctaTAAGCACAGAAATTGTAGGTCTGGTTTAGCCAGTTATGTAAGCCCAGCtgcacacaggtactgtagcaaATACTGTAGTTATCTAATCGGTCCTTTAAAAAGCCTTATCCTGCTGTACTTTCTATCTTATATGACAATGCAACATGTTGGCAGGTTCAAGGGCAACCCACACTTCTGTTGactgtttaaacacaacattacgTTCAGGTTTGAGGGACATTGGTCAACACAACTGAACTTCTGTGACATGACAGAAGCTCTGACAATCTGCCACAGTGATCGATTTCCGCTGCACAGCTACTGTTCAAAATAGACTCATTCAGTTTTGGCACAGCCCAAAAACACAAGCAAGCAACTATGTGTCATGGAGGCCAAGGAGGAAGCAAGTTTTTAATCCAGTGATTATCAGTTCAAAAGGGTAACATTCCGAATACGGTTaattggagagagaaaaaaaactgcagacagCAGGCACCTTAAAACACACAATACTTAAATGGTTGCCAGGGTCTACTCCATGGAGAATATGTAGGTCCTCCTGATAACAAGAAGAGTGTGGGAGAGTTGTG
This window encodes:
- the ifrd1 gene encoding interferon-related developmental regulator 1 isoform X2, with the protein product MPRTKKKNGRGGQHGNVQPFSDEDASIETLSHCSSFSDTASVADEGGEASEDTAQEDFQYKLKGFIDRTVDKSAKTRQGALDGLKTAMATRILCEFISERRMTITDSIERCLKKGKGEEQRAAASLACLLCIQLGSGIESEEVFKTLKPIFKNILADGSANIQARQAVATSLGLCTLVAEDDILDVHSTMECFENLFTRSYARKDGTCPLINPQTSQLHTNALLSWALLLTICTASQLKDIMCKHLPKLPRLLESEDVNMRIAAGETIALLFELARDMDSEFEFDDWDELCDKLNALATDCNKHRAKTDKRKQRSVFRDVLKAVEEADFQSETIRFGTERMTIDSWVRKRTYDAFREFVGSGMNYHLQANEFIRDVFELGPPMLVDSATMKAMKISRFERHLHNSAAFKARTKARSKFRDKRVDVGEF
- the ifrd1 gene encoding interferon-related developmental regulator 1 isoform X1 encodes the protein MPRTKKKNGRGGQHGNVQPFSDEDASIETLSHCSSFSDTASVADEGGEASEDTAQEDFQYKLKGFIDRTVDKSAKTRQGALDGLKTAMATRILCEFISERRMTITDSIERCLKKGTRKGKGEEQRAAASLACLLCIQLGSGIESEEVFKTLKPIFKNILADGSANIQARQAVATSLGLCTLVAEDDILDVHSTMECFENLFTRSYARKDGTCPLINPQTSQLHTNALLSWALLLTICTASQLKDIMCKHLPKLPRLLESEDVNMRIAAGETIALLFELARDMDSEFEFDDWDELCDKLNALATDCNKHRAKTDKRKQRSVFRDVLKAVEEADFQSETIRFGTERMTIDSWVRKRTYDAFREFVGSGMNYHLQANEFIRDVFELGPPMLVDSATMKAMKISRFERHLHNSAAFKARTKARSKFRDKRVDVGEF